The following DNA comes from Ornithobacterium rhinotracheale DSM 15997.
ATTTATGGGAGATTTCAAAAACATGCCAGTAAAAGATGTAATCAACAAAGCAGTAAATACTACTTTGACTCGTACATTGAATACATCACTTACAACATTGTTCGTAATCTTAGTAATCTTTATGTTCGGAGGAGAATCAATCAGAAGCTTTATGTTTGCACTACTCATAGGTGTGGGTGTAGGTACATACTCTTCTGTATTTGTAGCAAGTTTCTTGCTTTATCAATTCTCTAGCAAAAGAAAAGTAGAGAACAAAAAATAAGTTTAAATACTGAATTTTTAAAAGCCACTCAATTGAGTGGCTTTTTTTATGGAATAATTAAAAACTTTTCACACACCCATTCTTAACATAGAAAAGTTAATTTTAAATAATTCTGAATTAAATTATTGTTCATTATATAAATAACTCCTAAATTTAGAACAGTAATTCAAAATTTTTCGAGTATGAGAAAATTAATAATTAAAGTGATTTTCTGTTCCGCAGCTATTGTTGGGAGTATCCCATATACATACGCCCAACAAACGGTTATAAATCACGTTGTAAAGGTTTCAACTCCTATGCCTGATTTACTACAATCTTTGGCAGAAAAGTCCGGTAAAAAGATAGATTTTAAGGCAAGTGATTTAGATGATATTTTAGTATCCCCGCACGACTTTAAAAATCTCACCTTAAAAGAAGCTCTTGAATATCTTTCTTCAAACTATCCTATTGAGGTAGATTACGAAAAGGGAAAAATTGAAATCTTAAGAGACTACTCAAGAGATCAATTACTTGGGTTAAACAATAAAATCGACTTAAAATCTGTCGTAGTCACAGCTTTAGGCATTAAAAGAGAAGAAAAGTCATTAGGCTACGCTCTACAAGAAATCAAAGGAGATGATTTAGTAGCATCAAAAGAAAAAAATATTACAAATGCTCTAAGTGGGAAAGTAGCAGGGCTTCAAGTTGTAAAAGGAAGTAATGGTCCTGCAGGCTCTTCCAAAATCGTATTAAGAGGAAATAATTCATTGACAGGAGACAATCAACCACTTATTGTCGTAGATGGTATTCCTATGGATAACTTTACTGGAGCTACAAATAATGACTTTTACAACCCATCTACAGATATGGGAAATGGATTGGGAGATCTAAACCCAAATGACATCGAAAGCATGTCTGTACTGAAAGGACCCGCTGCTGCTGCTTTATATGGTTCTAGAGCAGGAAATGGTGTAATATTAATCACCACTAAAACTGGAAAAAAACGTAAGGGATTGGGCATTACATACAATTCATCTATTGGTTTTGAAACCATATTTATGTCTCCTGATATTCAAAGTTCTTTTGGACAAGGTACAAATGGTATTTACAATGCACTGAATGGAAGTAGCTGGGGGCCAAAAATTGAAGGGCAAACTGTTGAGAATTGGGATGGACAACAGGTTCCTTTAAAATATTATAACAACCTAGACAATTTTATGAAAGTTGGTTATGAAACACAGCAATCTCTATCTTTTCAACAACAAATCAGCGAAGGAACATCTCTATATTCATCAATCACTTATGTGAATAACAGAAGTAATATACCTGGTGCTGAACTTAGAAGAATTAATTTCGTAACAAGAGCTCTTACAAAATATGGAGAAAGCAAAAAATTATCAACAGACTTCAAAATACAATATATTAATTCAAGAGTTAGAAATAGACCTTTGAGTGGTAGTCGTATCAAAAATAGCTTTAGAACATTGGTTGCTATGCCTGTAACTGTTGATGTAAGAGATTTTGAAAATGCAGTAAATAAGTATGGAAATCATTTCTGGTACAATCCTTCCGCTGGACTAAACCCATACTGGGCTTACAAATATGATATAAACAAAGATTCTAGAGATCGCTTCTTGCTTCATGGTGCCATAAAATATGATTTTACAGACTGGCTATTTGCTGAATTAAAGGTAGGTTCTGACTTGTACACCACCAATAATGAATCAAAAACCTACGGAAAAGGAATTTTAACTCCAAATGGATTTTATTCAACTGGCAAAGGGACTTTTAACGAAACAAACGGAAGTTTTTTAATCAGTGCTACTAAAGATAATTTATTTGGAAAATTTGGAATGGCAGCAACATTTGGTGGGAATCTAATGAATCGCAAAAGATCTTATATTGGTGTAAACGCTGGAGAACTAGAAGTTCCCAACCTATTCTCTGTGTACAATAGTAAAGGAAACCCCACTCCAGAAGAAAGTATTAGTCAACACAAAATCAACTCATTGTACGGAACTTATCAAATTAGTTACGACAAATTCTTATTCTTAGACTTTACAGGTAGAAATGATTGGAGCTCAGCTTTAAGTAAAAAAAATAGATCTTTCTTCTACCCGTCAATCAGCACATCTATTGTTTTTTCAGAAATGATAGAGAAAATTAGAGATGAAAAAATCTCATGGCTAAATTATGGTAAAATTCGAGCATCATATGCTTCTGTAGGTAACGATATGGGTCCTTATCAATTATATAACACTTATACAATAAACAAAGATCCTAATGGAAATGTAATCGCAGGTACTAATAAAGTTTTATACAATGAAAATGTAAAAAATGAATTGATTAAATCTTGGGAATTAGGCTTTGAGGCTAAAATGTTTAAAAATAGAATTGGTTTAGATTTCTCATTATATAAGTCAAATGCGACCAATCAAATTCTAAACTTGCCTAAAGACCCTACAAGTGGATATGTAAGTGAAAAGGTAAATGCAGGAGACATTGAAAATAAAGGTTTTGAACTTATGCTTAATGCAGATATTATTAGAGCAGAATCATTTAACTGGAATTTGAATGTAAATCTTTCTAGAAACATCAACACCATTATAGAACTTACAGAAGATGTATCTCAATATCAATTAGGTGGTTTTGAAAATGTAAAAATATTAGCTGCAACTGGCGAAAAGTACGGAGTTATTTATGGATCTAAATATGCCAGAGTTGAAGATGTAAACAGCCCATTCTATGGAGAAATTATCGTTGATAAAGAAGGCGTGCCAAACGCAGCTAACGGATCTTTCTATTTAGGTAGCCAGCAACCTAATGCCCTACTAGGCATTACCAACAGTTTTAAGTATAAAAATTGGAATTTTAGCTTTTTGATTGATGGTAGATTTGGAGGTAAAATATTTTCAGGAACCAATTATGGATTAAAACAAAATGGTAATTCTGCACTCACCGTCGTTGATGGAAAAAGAGAAGATATCATTTTCAATGGAGTTGTAAGCGATGGAAATGGAAACTATACTAAAAATACAAAAGCCATTTCGCCTCAATTATTCTGGACTCAATTAAGTGGTAAATCAAACCCTAATTTGGGTATTACAGAAGATAACTTATACGATGCCACAAACATTAGAATTAGAAATATTCAAATCGGATATAAACTACCGAGTAAACTAACTGACGCAATAGGAATTCAATCAGGAAAGATAGGATTTTCAGTAAATAATGTTTTGATGTTAAAAAGCCATTTAAATGGAATAGATCCAGAATCTGTTTATGCTACAGGTACAAATGCTACAGGTTTTGAATATTTCTCTCCTCCAACGTCAAGATCATATTTCATAAACTTTTCCCTTAGTTTCTAAAATTTTTAAATTTAAAAAAAATGAAAAATTCAAATATTTATAAAATTGCTGCCTTATCCATATTTACTACTTTTATCTCTTGTAAGGACTTTGAGGAAATAAATATAGATCCTCTAGCAGCAAATATAGACCAAGTTCAAACCGAGTACTTTATCAATAATTCAATCATCGGAACTCAACAAAATCCACACATAGCAGAAAGAGTTTTTATCCTCTATTGGAAAGCAGCTGGTAGAATGGATAGAATTAACACATTACCAATTGGAGTTTCTAATGATGACTGGACTAGAGATTATTATGACTATCTAGCTGGCTGGCAAACTAATGTAAACACTGCAATAAAAGTTGCAGAAAACTTGGAAAAACAAGGAAAAGCAGAAGATTATGTGAAAAATTTAAAGCAAGTTGCTCGAATTTGGAGAGTATACCTACTTAGTGAAGGTGTTGACAATTTTGGTCCATATCCAATCAGCAAATTTGATGGAAGCAATCCTGAATTTTCCAGTGTCGAAGAAGTTTATAAATTTATGCTAAAAGAGCTAAAAGAAGCATCTGAGACTATGATTGATAATGTAAATGTAGAAGATCGCGTAGCAAAATTAGACCCTGCTTATAGATATGATTTTGACAAATGGAAACGATATGCAAACTCTATGAGAATGCGACTTTCTATGAGAATTTCAGAAGTATCTCCTGACATTGCCAAACAAAACTTTGAAGACGCTGCTAAAAGCAATAAATTTATTGAATCTTTAAGCCAAAATTTCCAAGTAGAAGAAAAACCAGGCTGGAGTGATCTAACTGGAGTAATGAGTCGTGAATGGAATAATCAATATTTATCATCTACAGCAAATAACCTATATATAGGACTAGGGGGGATAAAATCTTCGGAACTACTTAGTAATTACTCACAAGATTTAAAAAACTATATAAAGCCTGAAAACTATTTAGGAGTAAAATACGATAAACATTTTGCAACTAAAACAAATGATCCATCCGCAGGATTTTGGTTTGATGGCTTACACTACAGCATGGATCCAAGAGCGTACAAAGCTTATCCAATTCCTGGAAATTTTGAAGACCCTCAGTTCAATTACTATCCTTCTTGGTCTAAAAAGAATGTTACCGAAACTAAACGAACTTTAATCAATGTAGAAGATAAAAAAGTTCTAAAAGAAATTAATGCAAAATATACATGGAATACTTATAGTTTAGGAGATTGGGGAGAAAAAGCCGCTATAAACAATCTATTTGGATGGCCTGGAACTTTACCAAGATTGGTAACTAAATTTAGAGATAGCTCGGCTAAAAGAATTTTCTTTGCCTCTTGGGAAACATATTTCCTTATTGCTGAAGCTTCTTTGAAAGGATGGAGTGTTCCTATCGAGGGTAAAACTGCATATGAAAAAGGAATTAAAGA
Coding sequences within:
- a CDS encoding SusD/RagB family nutrient-binding outer membrane lipoprotein, which encodes MKNSNIYKIAALSIFTTFISCKDFEEINIDPLAANIDQVQTEYFINNSIIGTQQNPHIAERVFILYWKAAGRMDRINTLPIGVSNDDWTRDYYDYLAGWQTNVNTAIKVAENLEKQGKAEDYVKNLKQVARIWRVYLLSEGVDNFGPYPISKFDGSNPEFSSVEEVYKFMLKELKEASETMIDNVNVEDRVAKLDPAYRYDFDKWKRYANSMRMRLSMRISEVSPDIAKQNFEDAAKSNKFIESLSQNFQVEEKPGWSDLTGVMSREWNNQYLSSTANNLYIGLGGIKSSELLSNYSQDLKNYIKPENYLGVKYDKHFATKTNDPSAGFWFDGLHYSMDPRAYKAYPIPGNFEDPQFNYYPSWSKKNVTETKRTLINVEDKKVLKEINAKYTWNTYSLGDWGEKAAINNLFGWPGTLPRLVTKFRDSSAKRIFFASWETYFLIAEASLKGWSVPIEGKTAYEKGIKESFEYWGTLPYYDKYIASDSYNKNGTSVKWEHTTEPSPINMDYMDGYSNQSKTVIYEYPKNKLYKNGTIKNDQLTKIITQKFIAQLPWLPLETWSDHRRLGLPFFDNPAIEQPLPGIPTLNDNNYKESKIEFFPQRLPYPSNLKNNVPKSYRQAVELLGGEDNVHTPLWWAKKK
- a CDS encoding SusC/RagA family TonB-linked outer membrane protein, yielding MRKLIIKVIFCSAAIVGSIPYTYAQQTVINHVVKVSTPMPDLLQSLAEKSGKKIDFKASDLDDILVSPHDFKNLTLKEALEYLSSNYPIEVDYEKGKIEILRDYSRDQLLGLNNKIDLKSVVVTALGIKREEKSLGYALQEIKGDDLVASKEKNITNALSGKVAGLQVVKGSNGPAGSSKIVLRGNNSLTGDNQPLIVVDGIPMDNFTGATNNDFYNPSTDMGNGLGDLNPNDIESMSVLKGPAAAALYGSRAGNGVILITTKTGKKRKGLGITYNSSIGFETIFMSPDIQSSFGQGTNGIYNALNGSSWGPKIEGQTVENWDGQQVPLKYYNNLDNFMKVGYETQQSLSFQQQISEGTSLYSSITYVNNRSNIPGAELRRINFVTRALTKYGESKKLSTDFKIQYINSRVRNRPLSGSRIKNSFRTLVAMPVTVDVRDFENAVNKYGNHFWYNPSAGLNPYWAYKYDINKDSRDRFLLHGAIKYDFTDWLFAELKVGSDLYTTNNESKTYGKGILTPNGFYSTGKGTFNETNGSFLISATKDNLFGKFGMAATFGGNLMNRKRSYIGVNAGELEVPNLFSVYNSKGNPTPEESISQHKINSLYGTYQISYDKFLFLDFTGRNDWSSALSKKNRSFFYPSISTSIVFSEMIEKIRDEKISWLNYGKIRASYASVGNDMGPYQLYNTYTINKDPNGNVIAGTNKVLYNENVKNELIKSWELGFEAKMFKNRIGLDFSLYKSNATNQILNLPKDPTSGYVSEKVNAGDIENKGFELMLNADIIRAESFNWNLNVNLSRNINTIIELTEDVSQYQLGGFENVKILAATGEKYGVIYGSKYARVEDVNSPFYGEIIVDKEGVPNAANGSFYLGSQQPNALLGITNSFKYKNWNFSFLIDGRFGGKIFSGTNYGLKQNGNSALTVVDGKREDIIFNGVVSDGNGNYTKNTKAISPQLFWTQLSGKSNPNLGITEDNLYDATNIRIRNIQIGYKLPSKLTDAIGIQSGKIGFSVNNVLMLKSHLNGIDPESVYATGTNATGFEYFSPPTSRSYFINFSLSF